A single Vigna radiata var. radiata cultivar VC1973A chromosome 8, Vradiata_ver6, whole genome shotgun sequence DNA region contains:
- the LOC106772776 gene encoding uncharacterized protein LOC106772776, protein MVAEAWIVKMGNQVSSNLKHALLLETLTKRKQNHKRSETKETIGILSFEVANVMSKTVHLHRSLSESEISKLRNEILGSEGVRNLVSSDEGYLLELALAEKLEELNRVASVVSRMGKKCSEPALQGFEHVYGDIVGGVIDVKELGFLVKHMEGMVRKMDRYVSVTRNLYSEMEVLNELEQAVKKFQHNQHEESRRAFEQKLMWQKQDVRHLKDVSLWNQNFDKVVELLARTVCTIYARISVIFGESALRKNTLGLGLGGGSPASQNESGFVSGNINVQTNSERLKRNQSRRNRTHSGSVGRTAAAERKGTTSRPQIDLRRGDLAPLRPEDFGFPCGTSPGRLFMECLSLSSSVSKFDDADDGYVVNREDQHSSCRSAVKGSNSMKRDQLCYSGILNHAQYGVPFTGDLRQIKSGVQSCSTLGPKSRLLVYAPPSTLGGCALALHYANVIIVIEKLLRYPHLVGEEARDDLYQMLPTSLRASLKAKLKSYVKNLAIYDAPLAHDWKENLDGILNWLAPLAHNMIRWQSERNFEQHQIVSRTNVLLLQTLFFADRERTEESICQLLVGLNYICRYEHQQNALLDCASSFDFEDCVEWQLQCGDSFIS, encoded by the coding sequence ATGGTTGCTGAAGCTTGGATTGTAAAGATGGGTAACCAGGTAAGTTCCAATCTCAAGCATGCCCTTCTTCTTGAAACTTTGACGAAGAGGAAGCAGAACCACAAGAGGTCTGAGACCAAAGAGACCATAGGTATTCTTTCTTTCGAGGTAGCGAATGTGATGTCCAAAACTGTGCATCTCCACCGGTCGCTGTCGGAGTCTGAGATCTCAAAGCTGAGGAATGAGATCTTGGGCTCAGAGGGTGTCAGGAATTTGGTGTCCTCTGACGAGGGTTATCTCCTTGAGCTGGCTCTGGCAGAGAAGCTTGAGGAGTTGAATAGGGTTGCTAGTGTGGTCTCTAGGATGGGGAAGAAGTGCTCCGAGCCTGCCCTGCAAGGGTTTGAGCATGTGTATGGGGACATTGTTGGTGGGGTTATAGATGTGAAGGAATTGGGGTTCTTGGTTAAGCACATGGAGGGAATGGTGAGGAAAATGGATAGATATGTTAGTGTCACTAGGAATTTGTACAGTGAGATGGAGGTGTTGAATGAGTTGGAGCAAGCAGTGAAGAAGTTTCAGCATAACCAGCACGAGGAGAGTAGGAGAGCTTTTGAGCAGAAGCTCATGTGGCAGAAGCAGGATGTGAGGCATCTTAAGGATGTTTCCCTTTGGAATCAGAACTTTGACAAGGTTGTCGAGTTGTTGGCTAGGACAGTTTGTACCATTTATGCTAGGATTTCTGTTATCTTTGGAGAATCCGCTTTGAGGAAGAATACCCTTGGCCTCGGCCTCGGTGGAGGCTCGCCGGCATCACAAAATGAATCCGGTTTTGTGTCTGGAAATATCAATGTTCAGACAAATTCAGAGAGGTTGAAGCGCAATCAGAGCAGAAGAAATCGAACTCATTCTGGTTCTGTTGGGAGAACTGCTGCAGCAGAGAGAAAGGGAACTACTAGTAGGCCTCAGATTGATTTGAGGAGAGGTGATTTAGCACCTCTTCGACCCGAAGATTTTGGTTTTCCATGTGGAACAAGTCCAGGGAGACTTTTCATGGAATGCCTGAGTTTGAGTAGCTCagtttcaaaatttgatgatgCTGATGATGGCTATGTGGTGAACCGGGAGGACCAACATAGTAGCTGTAGGAGTGCTGTGAAGGGGAGTAATAGCATGAAGAGGGACCAATTGTGCTATTCTGGTATTCTAAATCATGCTCAATATGGTGTTCCTTTCACTGGAGATCTCAGACAAATCAAATCTGGTGTACAAAGTTGCTCTACATTAGGCCCCAAAAGTAGGTTACTTGTTTATGCTCCTCCATCAACACTTGGAGGCTGTGCTCTTGCATTGCACTATGCCAATGTCATAATCGTCATTGAGAAGCTGCTTCGTTACCCTCATTTAGTCGGCGAGGAAGCAAGGGATGATCTATATCAGATGCTACCTACAAGCTTAAGGGCATCCCTAAAGGCCAAACTGAAGTCATATGTTAAGAATTTGGCCATATATGATGCCCCTCTTGCCCATGACTGGAAGGAGAATCTTGATGGAATACTCAATTGGCTTGCTCCGCTCGCTCATAACATGATCAGATGGCAAAGTGAGCGCAATTTTGAGCAACACCAAATTGTTAGCAGAACAAATGTTCTTCTGCTTCAGACATTATTCTTTGCTGATAGGGAAAGGACCGAGGAATCAATCTGCCAACTTCTTGTTGGGTTGAATTACATATGTCGGTACGAGCATCAGCAGAATGCACTGTTGGATTGCGCCAGCAGTTTTGATTTTGAAGATTGCGTGGAGTGGCAATTGCAATGTGGAGATTCTTTTATCAGTTGA
- the LOC106771094 gene encoding bet1-like SNARE 1-2 isoform X2, which translates to MSYRRDNRPSRSSLLDGFDSLEEGGLRASSSYSRDINEHDNDKAIETLHDKVSFLKRLTGDIHEEVESHNQLLDRVGNKMDASRGMMMGTMDRFKKVFEKKSARKTCSYDPRIFYAWVRTCAKSS; encoded by the exons ATGAGTTACAGAAG AGATAATCGTCCATCCAGATCATCACTGTTAGATGGTTTTGATAGTCTGGAGGAGGGTGGTCTAAGGGCTTCTTCCTCTTACTCACGTGATATTAATGAGCATGATAATGATAAAGCCATAGAGACTTTGCATGACAAAGTTTCCTTTTTGAAACGA TTAACAGGTGATATTCATGAGGAGGTTGAGAGTCATAACCAGTTGCTTGATCGGGTG GGTAACAAAATGGATGCGTCAAGGGGTATGATGATGGGAACCATGGATCGATTCAAGAAG gtttttgagAAGAAATCAGCGAGGAAAACGTGCTCATAT GATCCTAGGATATTTTACGCTTGGGTAAGAACGTGTGCTAAAAGCTCGTAG
- the LOC106771094 gene encoding bet1-like SNARE 1-2 isoform X1 codes for MSYRRDNRPSRSSLLDGFDSLEEGGLRASSSYSRDINEHDNDKAIETLHDKVSFLKRLTGDIHEEVESHNQLLDRVGNKMDASRGMMMGTMDRFKKVFEKKSARKTCSYVGYFTLAFIFIYYLIRILGYFTLG; via the exons ATGAGTTACAGAAG AGATAATCGTCCATCCAGATCATCACTGTTAGATGGTTTTGATAGTCTGGAGGAGGGTGGTCTAAGGGCTTCTTCCTCTTACTCACGTGATATTAATGAGCATGATAATGATAAAGCCATAGAGACTTTGCATGACAAAGTTTCCTTTTTGAAACGA TTAACAGGTGATATTCATGAGGAGGTTGAGAGTCATAACCAGTTGCTTGATCGGGTG GGTAACAAAATGGATGCGTCAAGGGGTATGATGATGGGAACCATGGATCGATTCAAGAAG gtttttgagAAGAAATCAGCGAGGAAAACGTGCTCATATGTGGGTTATTTCACACTTGCCTTCATATTCATATACTATCTTATTAG GATCCTAGGATATTTTACGCTTGGGTAA